One region of Limnospira fusiformis SAG 85.79 genomic DNA includes:
- a CDS encoding N-acetylmuramoyl-L-alanine amidase gives MLRIGSNLLQRWLLPSLVSVLLMASGAEAAEVRSWEFESSQNRLSFTTDEGVQPTAKLLSNPTRLVIELPGTSLGSVSGQRSSPGGNIREIRWEQADNQNARIIVELVEGYTLNPQMVQFRGISASEWMVQLPQPQAIGSSSPPAALPAQATVVSATEPVQQQFQQPVQQQFQQTAQANPNRSIPNQPQTFVEQIEMRDNGIVLKTTGQMPQIELKRSQDGTWMTLDIFGASLRGATTRGRAVNREGVAISQVTQLSTTPPVVRVTFSTPNTNQNWEARAVAGGVSIWPQGGVPPAVQASSSIVTIESITLQNQSYFAVRGNGPLNYTHGWDAETGAYGITFFSARLADGVRLPQREVGGPIIWSRLRQEDPDTFTVLFQPATRVQVGQVSQNSPQELAIPMGVHLASGAPPPRTPAPVTQPPINNPNPFPPPAQNRPPSSLPLPFPPPNRPSPQPPVGRNPNARVSVVIDPGHGGSDPGAVGVGGIREKDVVISISLQVQQILEQNGVNVVMTRTDDRTIDLEPRVSLANRVGAVAFVSIHANAAYRAGATGVETFYHQTGYSLAQYIQNSILANFSLHNRGVKQARFYVLRNTTMPSALVEVGFLTNANDARLLADPAQRTRMAQAIAQGILQYLRASGY, from the coding sequence GTGTTAAGAATTGGATCCAATCTACTCCAACGCTGGTTACTCCCCAGTTTAGTAAGTGTCTTGCTGATGGCATCAGGTGCCGAAGCTGCCGAAGTTCGGTCTTGGGAATTTGAAAGTTCCCAAAATCGTCTGTCATTTACTACAGATGAAGGAGTACAGCCTACCGCGAAATTGCTCTCGAACCCGACCCGTCTGGTAATTGAACTACCAGGGACAAGTTTAGGTTCTGTGTCCGGTCAGCGTTCATCACCAGGGGGAAATATTCGTGAAATTCGTTGGGAACAAGCCGATAATCAAAATGCCAGAATTATTGTAGAACTGGTAGAAGGTTATACCCTAAACCCGCAAATGGTGCAGTTTCGAGGGATTTCTGCCAGTGAGTGGATGGTACAACTACCACAACCCCAAGCTATTGGCTCATCATCACCCCCGGCTGCACTTCCGGCTCAAGCTACTGTGGTTAGCGCTACTGAACCAGTCCAACAGCAATTTCAGCAGCCAGTCCAACAACAATTTCAACAGACCGCTCAAGCCAACCCTAACCGTTCAATTCCTAACCAGCCGCAAACATTTGTTGAACAAATCGAAATGCGCGATAACGGCATTGTCTTAAAGACCACAGGTCAAATGCCACAGATTGAGTTGAAACGCTCTCAAGACGGCACTTGGATGACCTTAGATATTTTCGGCGCGAGTTTGAGGGGTGCGACCACAAGGGGGAGAGCAGTCAACCGGGAAGGCGTGGCCATAAGTCAAGTTACCCAACTTTCCACAACCCCCCCAGTGGTGCGGGTGACATTCAGTACCCCTAATACTAATCAAAATTGGGAAGCCAGAGCAGTAGCGGGAGGGGTATCAATTTGGCCCCAAGGCGGAGTTCCCCCGGCTGTGCAGGCAAGTTCGAGTATAGTTACCATTGAGTCGATTACCCTTCAAAATCAATCCTATTTCGCGGTGAGGGGTAATGGTCCTCTCAACTATACTCACGGTTGGGATGCAGAAACGGGAGCTTATGGTATTACGTTTTTCTCGGCTAGATTAGCTGACGGGGTGCGACTTCCCCAAAGAGAAGTGGGAGGACCGATTATTTGGTCTCGGTTGCGTCAGGAAGACCCAGATACTTTTACGGTGTTATTTCAACCAGCTACCAGGGTGCAGGTAGGACAGGTTAGCCAAAATAGTCCTCAAGAATTGGCTATTCCTATGGGTGTGCATTTAGCGTCTGGCGCTCCTCCCCCCAGAACTCCAGCCCCGGTAACACAACCACCTATAAATAATCCGAATCCTTTTCCGCCTCCGGCTCAAAATCGACCACCTTCGTCCCTCCCACTACCTTTTCCGCCGCCTAATCGTCCATCTCCTCAGCCTCCTGTGGGTAGAAATCCTAATGCTAGGGTATCTGTGGTTATTGACCCTGGACATGGCGGCAGTGACCCAGGAGCGGTGGGAGTTGGTGGTATTCGAGAAAAGGATGTTGTTATTTCTATTTCCCTGCAAGTTCAGCAGATTTTGGAGCAGAATGGGGTTAATGTGGTGATGACCCGCACTGACGATCGCACTATTGACCTGGAACCGCGAGTGTCATTAGCTAACCGTGTTGGGGCTGTGGCTTTTGTGAGTATCCATGCCAATGCGGCTTATCGCGCTGGTGCTACGGGTGTGGAAACTTTCTACCATCAAACTGGCTATAGCTTGGCTCAGTACATTCAAAACAGCATCCTGGCTAATTTCTCACTGCACAATCGGGGTGTGAAGCAGGCTCGGTTTTATGTCCTCAGAAATACGACTATGCCTTCGGCTTTGGTGGAGGTGGGGTTTCTCACTAATGCTAATGATGCTCGTTTGTTGGCTGACCCAGCACAAAGAACTCGCATGGCTCAGGCGATCGCTCAAGGTATTCTTCAATATCTCCGAGCCAGTGGATACTAG
- the bcp gene encoding thioredoxin-dependent thiol peroxidase codes for MNLNVGDLAPDFTLSDQDGNLITLSQFRGQTVVIYFYPRDHTPGCTKEACGFRDVYADYQSNNIIVLGISTDDPKSHTKFINKYHLPFPLLCDPDGKVATLYDSYGLKKFMGREFMGIYRQTFIINPDGYIHKIYPKVKPEGHAITILQDLSGEG; via the coding sequence ATGAATCTAAATGTTGGTGATCTCGCTCCAGATTTTACTCTCTCCGACCAGGACGGAAATTTGATTACCCTCAGTCAATTTCGCGGTCAAACTGTGGTTATCTATTTTTACCCCCGTGATCACACTCCTGGCTGTACTAAGGAAGCCTGCGGTTTTCGCGATGTCTATGCAGATTATCAAAGTAACAATATCATTGTTCTCGGAATTAGCACCGATGACCCTAAATCTCATACCAAGTTTATCAACAAATACCATCTGCCTTTTCCTCTGCTCTGTGACCCGGATGGTAAAGTTGCCACCCTCTATGATAGTTATGGCTTAAAAAAATTCATGGGTCGAGAGTTTATGGGTATTTATCGCCAAACTTTCATCATTAACCCAGATGGCTATATTCACAAAATTTATCCCAAGGTTAAGCCAGAAGGTCATGCTATCACTATTCTTCAAGATTTATCTGGGGAAGGTTAG
- a CDS encoding alpha/beta fold hydrolase, with translation MFERSFPYAESQETPLLSQPLRHSRVRLSQGQVFWREVGAGPDVVYLHGSWQDSSQWLPIIEELSSDYHCYTPDRLGCGESESPNIHYSITMAVENLAEYIEWLKLDQVHLVGHSLGGWIAASYAIRYQHKVKGLVLISPEGVAVNGIEKQWWWMRWLCGNPPLLATWLKLVHPFTRLLGKGDAIADWLKAREVMMRSPISCQFLFNRRLAEIRGELLNEQLNSLTIPVLILQGNRDQPMTQAMAETLNSILPNSSLNSMVAGGENLPQEFPAVVSEYIRQFLQTHPI, from the coding sequence ATGTTTGAACGTTCTTTTCCCTATGCTGAGTCCCAGGAAACACCGTTATTGTCCCAACCATTGCGCCATTCCCGCGTGAGACTTTCCCAGGGACAAGTATTCTGGCGTGAAGTTGGCGCGGGTCCTGATGTAGTTTATCTACATGGGTCATGGCAAGATAGTAGTCAGTGGCTGCCGATTATAGAAGAACTATCCTCAGACTATCATTGTTATACTCCCGATCGCCTTGGTTGTGGTGAGTCGGAATCCCCCAATATCCACTATTCTATCACGATGGCGGTGGAAAACTTAGCGGAATATATTGAGTGGCTGAAATTAGATCAGGTTCACTTAGTCGGACATTCTCTGGGGGGATGGATAGCAGCCAGTTACGCAATTCGCTATCAGCATAAAGTCAAAGGTCTAGTCTTAATTTCCCCAGAGGGGGTAGCAGTGAATGGAATCGAAAAACAATGGTGGTGGATGCGGTGGTTATGTGGAAATCCTCCCCTTTTAGCAACTTGGCTAAAACTGGTACATCCATTTACCCGTTTATTGGGGAAAGGGGATGCGATCGCCGATTGGTTAAAAGCGCGAGAAGTGATGATGCGATCGCCTATTTCCTGCCAGTTTTTGTTTAATCGCCGTCTGGCTGAAATCCGAGGGGAATTACTTAATGAGCAGCTAAACTCATTAACCATACCCGTATTAATTTTACAAGGAAATCGTGATCAACCGATGACTCAAGCCATGGCGGAAACCTTGAACTCCATCCTACCTAATTCTAGCCTAAATTCTATGGTTGCTGGCGGCGAAAACCTCCCCCAAGAGTTTCCCGCCGTAGTCAGTGAATATATCCGTCAGTTTCTACAAACTCACCCGATTTAA
- a CDS encoding pantothenate kinase produces MMKLRSHPPNWLGLMIGNSRLHWGKFQAETLVETWDTQHLNQSPLEMGWSWLHQISPVPLFIASVVPEQMQLWQNYPQAEIITLELLPLGGLYPTFGIDRGLAVLGAGNQLGFPILVIDAGTALTLTGVNQNRQLIGGAILPGLGLQFSSLSNRTATLPQVAFPESLPQRWGVNTSEAIASGIIHSMIAGLREFITAWCQEFPHSKISITGGDRIPLMTYLNSQYPKIAALIVDTPEAIFWGMSAMVRDRNLPSLNRVSL; encoded by the coding sequence ATGATGAAATTGCGATCGCATCCCCCAAACTGGCTAGGATTAATGATTGGTAATTCCCGACTACACTGGGGGAAATTTCAGGCTGAGACTTTAGTGGAAACCTGGGACACTCAACACCTTAATCAATCTCCCTTAGAAATGGGATGGTCTTGGCTTCATCAAATATCCCCTGTACCCCTATTTATAGCCTCTGTAGTGCCTGAACAAATGCAATTATGGCAAAACTACCCCCAAGCTGAAATTATCACCCTAGAGTTGTTACCATTAGGGGGATTATATCCAACTTTCGGAATAGATAGGGGTTTAGCTGTTTTAGGTGCGGGGAATCAGTTGGGTTTTCCCATATTAGTTATTGATGCAGGGACGGCATTAACTTTAACCGGAGTAAATCAAAACCGCCAATTAATAGGCGGCGCAATATTACCCGGTTTAGGATTACAGTTTTCTTCCTTATCTAATCGTACAGCCACCCTCCCACAAGTGGCTTTTCCTGAGAGTTTACCTCAAAGGTGGGGTGTGAATACATCAGAAGCGATCGCCAGTGGTATTATCCACAGCATGATAGCTGGTCTGCGGGAGTTTATAACTGCTTGGTGTCAGGAGTTCCCCCACAGTAAAATTAGCATTACAGGAGGCGATCGCATTCCTCTCATGACCTACCTTAACAGTCAATACCCAAAAATAGCTGCTTTGATTGTAGATACCCCTGAAGCTATTTTTTGGGGAATGTCAGCTATGGTCAGAGATAGAAATCTTCCCAGTTTAAATCGGGTGAGTTTGTAG
- a CDS encoding serine/threonine-protein kinase, giving the protein MSYCLNPLCLNPVNPLGSQVCSSCGSLLLLKQRYRGLKSLGGGGMSRTFLGVDEDRLQTPCIIKQFSPQQQNVAQIQKATELFYQEGKRLQELENHPQIPHLFACFEANSRLYLIQEYIEGDNLLDELELGEPLEEGKLRELLLDLLPVIQFIHDHQVIHRDIKPENIIRRHLDSKLVLVDFGVAKHEIDILHPRTGTMTGTIGYAPLEQIRGGKAYAASDLYSLGVTCIHLLTGENPQSLFDPYKGEFIWESHLEKSDRHISHQLKHIINKMLADKVQDRYQSAAAVLADIQPPVSLKLPASSLQIMVAVHIATHQSIWGMPPPVPCVFPSLLSTSRANFSGQINPEISGTNWECQTIMKGHKAPVNAIAISPNRYILISGSADQSIRLWNLNTGQLIQRFCGHVAAINAIAISPNGRRLVSGSFDRTLLGWNLNTGTMTDRFFSHSGSPYSHRCGPIHAVAYSPDGHIIASCSGNATIKLWNQRNGELLYRLREHSGEVFCVTFAFSPANNSRNHEGLFNHPQSSIFASGGADGQIKIWQFGKLHSLQTLTGHSGGVLSLAFSPNQTILASSSEDGTIKLWDFQQGIILSTQTVDPAIISSIAISPDGKFMAGGSNDGKIRLWKIEMQGLSQQPLSEISGYSPITFGIDSHTLICRGENHQLLVWRCRED; this is encoded by the coding sequence ATGAGTTACTGTCTGAACCCCCTGTGTTTAAATCCAGTAAATCCTCTGGGAAGCCAAGTCTGTTCAAGCTGTGGCTCATTATTGTTATTGAAACAACGTTATAGAGGCTTAAAAAGTCTGGGGGGTGGTGGTATGAGTCGGACATTTTTAGGGGTTGATGAAGACCGCCTGCAAACCCCCTGTATTATTAAACAATTTTCTCCACAACAGCAGAATGTCGCCCAAATTCAGAAAGCCACGGAACTATTTTATCAAGAAGGGAAGCGACTACAGGAGTTAGAAAATCATCCGCAAATCCCCCATTTATTTGCCTGTTTTGAAGCCAACAGCAGACTCTATTTAATACAGGAGTATATAGAAGGAGATAACCTCCTAGACGAACTAGAATTGGGGGAACCTTTAGAGGAGGGTAAATTGCGGGAACTGCTCTTAGATTTACTACCCGTAATCCAATTTATCCATGACCATCAAGTTATTCATAGAGATATCAAACCAGAAAACATTATTAGGAGACATTTAGACAGTAAATTAGTATTAGTAGATTTTGGAGTCGCCAAACACGAGATAGATATTTTACATCCCAGAACCGGAACCATGACCGGAACGATAGGATATGCTCCCTTAGAGCAAATTCGCGGCGGGAAAGCCTATGCAGCCAGTGATTTATATAGTTTAGGGGTAACTTGTATTCACCTATTAACAGGAGAAAATCCCCAGAGTTTATTTGACCCATATAAGGGAGAATTTATTTGGGAATCGCACCTAGAGAAAAGCGATCGCCATATTAGTCATCAACTGAAGCATATTATCAATAAAATGCTGGCGGATAAAGTACAAGATCGTTATCAATCAGCCGCCGCCGTGTTAGCGGATATACAGCCACCAGTGAGTCTAAAACTCCCGGCTTCCAGCCTACAGATTATGGTAGCAGTTCACATAGCAACTCATCAATCAATTTGGGGAATGCCGCCGCCTGTCCCCTGTGTGTTTCCGTCACTATTATCGACATCACGCGCCAATTTTAGCGGACAGATAAACCCAGAGATATCGGGGACAAATTGGGAATGTCAAACCATCATGAAAGGTCACAAAGCGCCAGTAAATGCGATCGCCATTAGTCCGAATCGATATATATTAATTAGTGGTAGCGCCGACCAAAGTATCCGACTATGGAACCTGAATACAGGTCAATTAATCCAGCGTTTTTGTGGTCATGTAGCCGCCATAAATGCGATCGCCATTAGTCCCAATGGTCGTCGTTTAGTCAGTGGTAGTTTTGACCGCACCCTACTAGGTTGGAACCTGAATACAGGGACCATGACCGATAGATTTTTCAGTCATTCAGGTTCCCCCTATAGTCACCGTTGCGGACCAATTCACGCCGTCGCCTACAGTCCTGACGGTCACATAATTGCCAGTTGTAGCGGTAATGCTACCATCAAATTATGGAATCAACGCAACGGGGAACTTCTCTATCGTCTGCGTGAACATTCCGGGGAAGTTTTTTGTGTCACCTTTGCATTTTCCCCAGCCAATAATTCCCGTAATCACGAAGGTTTATTTAATCATCCCCAGTCCAGTATATTCGCCAGTGGTGGTGCGGACGGACAAATCAAAATCTGGCAATTTGGGAAACTCCACAGCCTGCAAACTTTGACCGGACATTCAGGGGGAGTCCTGTCGTTAGCATTCAGTCCTAACCAGACAATTCTCGCCAGTAGTAGTGAAGATGGCACAATTAAACTCTGGGATTTTCAACAAGGAATTATACTAAGTACACAGACTGTAGACCCAGCCATAATATCTTCAATAGCAATT
- the ltrA gene encoding group II intron reverse transcriptase/maturase, whose amino-acid sequence MTKASLKKGFEKSKPIKTTNVWKQIPWAKVQRKVFKLQKRIFQAAKSGQDAKARRLQRLLCKSYYARLLAVRRVTQDNQGRKTAGVDGMRAISPRQRFKLVENIKGNLKVKPLRRVWIPKPGRDEKRPLGIPTIQDRARQALVKSALEPEWESRFEDTSYGFRPGRSAHDAISRIFQSINKGGYYVLDADIAKCFDRINHDYLLSKIHCPSSLKRDLKSWLKAGVLDNGVFEDTEAGTPQGGVISPLLANIALDGMVRLIKTMYPNKGTTFQVNLIRYADDFVVISKDLRIIEQCKIAISEWLKPVGLEIKPEKTRICHTLNPIEYNGKTEVPGFDFLGFNIRQYPVGKYKSGKSGGRRKGGFLFNKTPHKMLGLKTHIKPSKKAVKAHTEAIKGVIKQHKKAPQSVLISKLNPIIRGWSNYYSGVVSSETFNKLDHITWSMLRAWTVSRCGKANYEKLGNYFHKGTVKLSNGKERHENWLFKTKDGYQLWKHNWTPIVRHTLIRPDATPYDGNWTYWATRKGQAIETSNRVAKLLKKQKGRCTWCGQYFAPSDLVEVDHIIPRSQGGKDEYKNLQLLHRHCHDDKTALDNANAVSLTMEQSD is encoded by the coding sequence ATGACGAAAGCGAGTTTAAAGAAAGGGTTTGAGAAATCAAAGCCAATCAAGACTACGAATGTATGGAAACAAATTCCCTGGGCGAAAGTTCAGAGAAAAGTTTTCAAGCTCCAAAAGAGGATATTTCAAGCAGCTAAATCGGGACAGGACGCAAAAGCGAGAAGGTTGCAACGTCTATTGTGCAAATCATATTATGCCCGTCTACTAGCAGTACGGCGAGTGACCCAAGATAATCAAGGCAGGAAAACGGCTGGAGTCGATGGAATGAGAGCAATCTCACCAAGGCAAAGGTTTAAACTTGTTGAGAACATTAAAGGAAATCTCAAAGTAAAACCACTGCGAAGGGTGTGGATTCCAAAACCTGGTAGGGATGAAAAACGCCCTCTAGGAATACCCACAATCCAAGATAGAGCGAGGCAAGCCTTGGTTAAGTCGGCTCTCGAACCTGAATGGGAATCGAGATTTGAAGACACCAGCTATGGGTTTAGACCAGGCAGGTCTGCCCATGATGCAATATCCAGAATCTTTCAGAGTATCAACAAAGGAGGTTATTACGTTCTGGATGCAGATATAGCTAAATGTTTTGACCGAATAAACCATGATTACCTTCTGTCCAAAATTCATTGTCCAAGCAGTCTAAAAAGAGACCTGAAATCATGGCTCAAAGCAGGCGTGCTAGATAACGGTGTATTCGAGGATACAGAAGCAGGGACACCCCAAGGAGGGGTAATAAGTCCACTCCTAGCCAACATCGCACTGGATGGAATGGTTAGGCTCATAAAAACAATGTATCCAAATAAAGGAACAACCTTTCAGGTAAACCTCATAAGATACGCCGATGATTTTGTGGTCATATCCAAAGACCTAAGAATCATTGAACAGTGCAAAATTGCCATTTCCGAATGGCTAAAACCTGTAGGACTAGAAATTAAACCCGAAAAGACTCGAATTTGCCATACACTCAATCCTATTGAGTATAACGGCAAAACAGAAGTACCAGGATTTGATTTTCTAGGATTCAATATCAGGCAATATCCAGTAGGAAAATATAAATCTGGAAAAAGTGGGGGAAGAAGAAAAGGAGGCTTCCTATTTAACAAAACCCCACATAAAATGTTGGGTCTCAAAACCCACATCAAACCCAGTAAAAAAGCAGTTAAAGCCCATACAGAAGCGATAAAAGGTGTAATAAAACAACATAAAAAAGCACCTCAATCAGTCCTGATTAGTAAACTAAACCCAATCATAAGGGGATGGTCAAACTACTATTCAGGGGTCGTCTCATCAGAGACCTTCAATAAACTAGACCATATAACTTGGTCAATGTTACGGGCATGGACAGTATCAAGATGCGGAAAGGCAAATTACGAAAAGCTAGGAAACTACTTCCACAAAGGAACGGTTAAACTTAGCAATGGGAAAGAAAGACATGAAAATTGGTTATTCAAGACTAAGGATGGATACCAATTATGGAAACATAATTGGACTCCGATTGTCAGACACACCCTAATACGCCCAGACGCAACACCATACGACGGAAATTGGACTTACTGGGCAACCAGGAAAGGACAAGCAATCGAAACGTCAAACAGGGTAGCAAAACTACTCAAAAAGCAAAAGGGTAGGTGTACCTGGTGTGGACAGTATTTCGCACCATCGGATTTAGTTGAAGTAGACCACATTATACCTCGAAGCCAAGGTGGAAAGGATGAATATAAGAATCTTCAACTATTACACCGCCACTGTCACGATGATAAAACGGCGTTAGACAACGCCAATGCTGTATCCTTAACAATGGAACAGTCAGACTAG
- a CDS encoding NUDIX hydrolase — MLELVKGWMRFVYTVLGIIFRHPVTGVSIVPLLPDGKIILVRRQDNGKWALPGGMIDWGEDILTTVKRELAEETGLELVKLGRLVGVYSGAHRDPRLHSICILVSAEVTGNMHIQDTLEIAEVRGFDLTQIPMDNLSHDYQQQIQDYLQGRTAIA; from the coding sequence ATGTTAGAATTGGTGAAGGGCTGGATGCGTTTTGTTTATACGGTTTTGGGCATTATTTTTCGCCATCCTGTTACCGGAGTTAGCATCGTTCCTCTATTGCCAGATGGCAAAATTATCTTGGTTCGCCGCCAGGATAATGGCAAATGGGCTTTACCTGGAGGTATGATAGATTGGGGTGAAGATATCCTCACCACTGTTAAGCGAGAACTGGCTGAGGAAACAGGTTTAGAACTGGTTAAACTTGGGCGTTTGGTAGGAGTTTATTCGGGCGCTCATCGTGACCCTAGACTCCATTCTATTTGTATTCTTGTGTCGGCAGAAGTTACCGGAAATATGCACATTCAAGACACCTTAGAAATTGCGGAAGTTCGTGGCTTTGACTTGACACAAATACCAATGGATAACCTTAGTCATGATTATCAACAACAAATCCAAGACTACTTGCAAGGTCGCACAGCGATCGCTTAA